One Deinococcus detaillensis DNA segment encodes these proteins:
- a CDS encoding TIR domain-containing protein, producing MSADSEFMSTEALVNALAAFQKILSQEIEGKMYGLPVHRVGRIVEAYISIRHNVANILPEIFSSIELASQPQVYVVEDDGVYARIDDLAAILNEINFFMEMWVSKNSKNTSIKPPPHRVFISHGRSEDWRKVQEYVEKTVGVPTLELAQEPNKGRTIIQKLIEEADRCSFAVIVMTGDDFTNDDQIRARENVIHEIGYFQGRYGPSRVCLLHENGVNVPSNNHGIVYIPFPKDGIEAALGGLTRELKHL from the coding sequence GTGAGCGCTGACTCAGAGTTCATGAGCACAGAAGCACTAGTCAATGCGTTGGCAGCGTTTCAGAAAATTCTCTCTCAAGAGATTGAGGGGAAAATGTACGGTTTGCCTGTACACAGAGTTGGAAGAATCGTGGAAGCTTATATAAGTATTCGACACAATGTGGCAAATATTCTCCCAGAGATATTCTCAAGTATAGAACTTGCATCCCAGCCGCAAGTTTACGTAGTAGAAGATGACGGAGTATATGCAAGAATCGATGATTTGGCAGCCATACTCAATGAGATCAACTTCTTTATGGAAATGTGGGTTTCAAAAAATTCTAAGAACACGTCTATAAAACCACCACCGCATAGAGTTTTTATATCTCATGGCAGGAGCGAGGACTGGAGAAAAGTGCAGGAGTACGTTGAAAAGACTGTTGGCGTTCCGACCCTCGAACTAGCACAAGAGCCAAACAAAGGGCGAACAATAATTCAGAAATTAATAGAAGAGGCAGATAGGTGTAGTTTTGCTGTGATTGTAATGACAGGCGACGATTTCACAAACGATGATCAAATTAGGGCGCGTGAGAATGTTATCCACGAGATTGGATACTTTCAAGGTCGCTACGGGCCTAGCCGGGTCTGTCTGCTTCACGAGAACGGTGTGAATGTACCAAGCAATAATCATGGAATTGTATACATTCCTTTTCCAAAAGATGGAATTGAGGCTGCTCTGGGAGGTTTGACAAGGGAACTCAAGCATTTATGA
- a CDS encoding nicotinate phosphoribosyltransferase, producing the protein MNPLADNNIILDTDSYKSSHFLQYPAGTRKLFSYLESRGGRYPATRFFGLQYILKRYLSVRVTAEMVEEARELITAHGEPFPYDGWMHIVTAHGGKLPLEIRAVPEGMLVPVHNALMTVTNTDPAVPWLPGWFETSLMRVWYTTTVATQSYYLREILKAALEQTSDRAAEELPFKLHDFGSRGVSSRESAGLGGLAHLINFQGSDTLEALRTGRNYYGADIAAFSIPAAEHSTITSWGKAHEVDAYRNMVEKFSKPGSVYAVVSDSYDLKYAINTHWGETLRQQVIDSGGTLVVRPDSGDPASMVRLAVRALAAKFGTTTNSKGFMLLNHVRVLQGDGVDEDSIREILQNLIVDGFSAENVAFGMGGALLQKVDRDTQRFAYKASAALIDGPEGEYFQPIYKDPVTDPGKRSKDGVLDLVREGQRLVTKQYQTFDTEYPDSVMRVVYRDGEVLVDETLDVVRGRA; encoded by the coding sequence ATGAACCCCTTAGCCGACAACAACATCATCTTAGATACCGACAGCTACAAGTCCAGCCACTTTCTCCAGTACCCGGCAGGCACGCGCAAACTGTTTTCCTACCTCGAATCGCGCGGCGGGCGCTACCCGGCCACCCGCTTTTTTGGGTTGCAGTACATCCTCAAGCGCTACCTGAGCGTGCGCGTCACCGCCGAGATGGTGGAGGAAGCCCGCGAGCTGATCACCGCACACGGCGAGCCGTTTCCCTACGACGGCTGGATGCACATTGTCACCGCGCACGGCGGTAAGCTCCCGCTGGAGATTCGCGCGGTGCCGGAGGGGATGCTCGTGCCTGTCCACAACGCTCTGATGACCGTCACCAATACCGACCCCGCCGTGCCCTGGCTGCCTGGCTGGTTTGAAACGTCGCTGATGCGCGTCTGGTACACCACCACCGTCGCCACCCAGAGCTACTACCTGCGCGAGATTCTCAAAGCCGCCTTAGAGCAGACCTCCGACCGGGCCGCCGAGGAACTGCCGTTCAAGCTGCACGACTTCGGCAGCCGGGGCGTATCGAGCCGCGAGAGCGCGGGCCTGGGCGGACTGGCGCACCTGATCAACTTTCAGGGCAGCGACACGCTGGAAGCCCTCCGCACCGGGCGTAACTACTACGGGGCCGACATCGCCGCCTTCTCGATTCCCGCCGCCGAGCACAGCACCATCACCAGTTGGGGCAAGGCACACGAGGTGGACGCCTACCGCAACATGGTGGAGAAATTCAGCAAGCCCGGCAGCGTCTACGCGGTGGTCAGTGACAGCTACGACCTCAAGTACGCCATCAACACCCACTGGGGCGAAACCCTGCGCCAGCAGGTGATTGATAGCGGCGGAACCCTGGTGGTACGCCCCGACAGCGGCGACCCAGCCTCAATGGTGCGTCTGGCGGTGCGGGCGCTGGCGGCCAAGTTCGGCACGACCACCAACAGCAAGGGCTTCATGCTGCTCAACCACGTGCGGGTTCTTCAGGGCGACGGCGTGGACGAGGACTCGATTCGCGAGATCTTGCAGAACCTGATCGTGGACGGCTTTTCGGCCGAGAACGTGGCGTTCGGCATGGGCGGGGCGCTGCTGCAAAAAGTGGACCGCGACACCCAGCGCTTTGCCTACAAAGCCAGCGCCGCGCTGATCGACGGCCCGGAGGGCGAGTACTTCCAGCCGATTTACAAAGACCCAGTGACCGACCCCGGCAAGCGCAGCAAGGACGGCGTGCTCGATCTGGTGCGCGAAGGCCAGCGCCTGGTGACCAAGCAGTATCAGACCTTCGATACCGAGTACCCGGACAGCGTGATGCGCGTGGTGTACCGCGACGGCGAAGTGCTGGTGGACGAGACGTTGGATGTGGTGAGAGGGCGGGCGTGA
- a CDS encoding ADP-ribosylglycohydrolase family protein — translation MHTRPTSSQISGVLFGSAYGDALAAPTEFMRSLIHIRQTFAPSGPTDLHAGRVTDDTQMMLAVARALLAAPQQTPAALETTLRAEFIAWLHDPENNRAPGHTCLTACRNLQRGGAWQAATVAQSKGCGANMRVQPLGLIADDQTRAGAAQLQAALTHGHPTALAAADLTAQVIWLLVSGAEPQHLVAELTAYAQAQRNVYHQDWLGDLWHHYSASSPQSYISEGWDECLGVLGRLNTALTSGIPDDADPCDFTGEGWIAEEALATGLLCFLLTPTDPVESLRRAAVTKGDSDSLACLAGAFAGAYLGLSAFPAEWQGQIEYAEELRRCSAAFEVKQLK, via the coding sequence ATGCACACCCGACCCACCTCCAGCCAAATCAGCGGCGTCCTCTTCGGCTCGGCTTACGGCGACGCGCTGGCTGCGCCCACCGAGTTTATGCGCAGCCTGATTCACATTCGGCAGACGTTTGCGCCCAGCGGCCCGACTGACCTTCACGCGGGTCGCGTCACCGACGACACCCAGATGATGCTGGCGGTGGCCCGCGCTCTGCTGGCCGCACCCCAACAGACCCCGGCGGCGCTGGAGACCACGCTGAGGGCTGAGTTCATTGCTTGGCTGCACGACCCTGAAAACAACCGCGCTCCGGGCCACACCTGTCTGACCGCCTGCCGCAATTTGCAGCGGGGCGGCGCGTGGCAAGCCGCGACGGTGGCGCAGAGCAAAGGCTGTGGAGCCAACATGCGCGTGCAGCCGCTGGGACTGATCGCTGACGACCAGACCCGTGCGGGAGCGGCCCAACTTCAAGCCGCCCTGACGCACGGCCACCCCACTGCCCTGGCCGCCGCCGACCTGACGGCGCAGGTGATTTGGCTGCTGGTGTCGGGTGCTGAGCCGCAGCACTTGGTGGCCGAATTGACGGCTTACGCCCAGGCCCAGCGCAACGTTTATCACCAGGATTGGCTGGGCGATCTGTGGCATCACTACAGCGCGTCCAGTCCGCAAAGCTACATCTCAGAGGGCTGGGACGAATGCCTCGGCGTGCTGGGCCGCTTGAACACCGCGCTCACTTCCGGTATTCCCGATGACGCCGACCCCTGCGACTTTACCGGCGAAGGTTGGATTGCCGAAGAAGCCCTCGCCACCGGGCTGCTGTGCTTTCTGCTGACGCCGACTGACCCGGTAGAAAGCCTGCGCCGTGCTGCCGTCACGAAGGGCGACAGCGACTCGCTGGCCTGTCTCGCCGGAGCGTTTGCCGGGGCTTACCTGGGATTGAGCGCGTTTCCGGCGGAGTGGCAAGGGCAGATTGAGTACGCAGAAGAGTTGAGGCGCTGCTCGGCGGCGTTTGAAGTCAAGCAACTGAAATAG